In Oryza sativa Japonica Group chromosome 2, ASM3414082v1, the following are encoded in one genomic region:
- the LOC9266831 gene encoding formin-like protein 14: MPSSSSPPPPPPPATTATPRRRRRRRLLPSSAGGGGSSSSFSSTNSSSSSPFVSFLPPPTSPSPFHRFLPSPLRASSVPFSWEHRPGIPKTPARSSRSSSKQPPPGVVGGGKHYPSAPPLPLPPSLLSRAASDPYASAVVPAEYAASGAMPPHPPPGYYYPAGAKAARRLRLRRRRPRLADALAEWLSVLSLYRSCKRVAACFAAKAKPPPPAPAP, translated from the coding sequence atgccctcctcctcctcgccgcccccgccgccgccgccggcgaccaccgcaactccacgccggcgccgccgccggcggctcctCCCGTCGTCGGCAGGCGGCGgaggctcctcctcctccttctcctccaccaattcgtcgtcgtcgtcgccattcgtctccttcctcccgccgcccacgtcgccgtcgccgttccaccgcttcctcccctccccgctcCGCGCCTCCTCCGTCCCATTCTCGTGGGAGCACCGCCCCGGCATCCCCAAGACGCCGGCGAGGTcatcccgctcctcctccaagcagccgccgcccggcgtcgtcggcggcgggaagCACTacccctccgcgccgccgctcccgctcccgccctCGCTCCTCTCCAGGGCGGCCTCCGACCCCTACGcctccgccgtcgtccccgccgaGTACGCCGCCTCCGGCGCAatgccgccgcatccgccgccggGCTACTACTACCCCGCCGGGGCGAAGGCCGCCCGCcgtctccggctccggcgccgccggccgcggctcGCCGACGCCCTCGCCGAGTGGCTCTCCGTGCTCAGCCTCTACCGCTCCTGCAAGCGCGTCGCCGCCTGCTTCGCCGCCAaggccaagccgccgccgccggcgccggcgccatga
- the LOC4329634 gene encoding protein PSK SIMULATOR 1 — MGGVCSAGIPGDRSPAELSFRAMGLVVEQELKAFPAVAGKVQGKHKTAPVEVAPEPDPPRRLSPEKAPRLSTGGGGGKARRSVSKEPQLVRSSSEKLKAGKSRTSTSGKASDKGSVFGRASTSGIGKAVEVLDTLSSSMTNLSPVGGFVAGAKMKGSPQKILAFEVANTIVKGMSLMQSLSKESVRYLKGTVLRSEGVKRLVSSDMSELMRIAAADKRQELALFSREVIRFGNRCKDTQWHNLDRYFSKLESEITPQPNLKEIAEAEMQQLLTLVRHTADLYHELHALDRFEQDYRRKLEEEKKSVAFERGDTVQIIRQELKSQRRHVKSLKKKSLWNKMLEDVMDKLVDIVHFLHVEIQESFGTYDGALQLNQPSESRQTLGSAGLSLHYANIISQIDNIVSRSTVPPQSTRDALYQGLPPTIKSALRKKLHNCPQPQEVPITEIRSSMERTLQWIIPIANNTARAHHGFGWVGEWANTGNDAMRRAAGQPDVIKIETFYHADKAKTEACILDLVLWLHHLISYSRPSNGGRSRSPSRSPVRSPPLTPPHQVPTTTSSSSPPPPAVARPSGGTGGGLTREDRAMLQDVYAGRRRRAPCHSRSQELSSARGGGGAGGDSSSAVAAAAQLSKNDRLSKSSNDAPARSGGGGGGGKLFPLSRRPSSAVVSPAVDFDIDGIKALADAQKRQ; from the exons ATGGGCGGCGTGTGCTCGGCGGGGATCCCGGGGGACAGGTCGCCGGCGGAGCTGTCGTTCCGGGCGATGGGGCTCGTGGTGGAGCAGGAGCTCAAGGCGTTcccggccgtcgccggcaaGGTGCAGGGGAAGCACAAGACGGCACcggtggaggtggcgccggagcctgatccgccgcgccgcctctcccccgaGAAGGCCCCCCGGCtgtccaccggcggcggcggcggcaaggctcGCCGGTCGGTCTCCAAGGAGCCGCAGCTGGTGCGCTCCTCGTCGGAGAAGCTCAAGGCCGGCAAGTCCAGGACAAGCACCTCCGGCAAG GCTTCAGACAAAGGCTCGGTGTTTGGTAGAGCCAGCACATCTGGGATTGGGAAAGCAGTGGAGGTTTTGGACACACTGAGCAGCAGCATGACGAATTTGAGCCCTGTAGGTGGGTTTGTGGCGGGCGCGAAGATGAAGGGGAGCCCACAAAAGATTCTTGCGTTTGAGGTTGCCAACACAATAGTGAAGGGCATGAGCCTGATGCAGTCTCTGTCCAAAGAAAGCGTCAGATACTTGAAGGGGACCGTCCTCCGATCGGAGGGCGTAAAGCGTTTGGTTTCTAGCGATATGAGTGAGTTGATGAGAATTGCTGCAGCCGACAAGAG GCAAGAGCTGGCGCTATTTTCGCGAGAGGTGATCAGATTTGGCAATCGTTGCAAGGATACTCAGTGGCACAACCTCGATCGCTATTTTTCCAA GCTAGAATCAGAAATTACGCCTCAACCAAACTTGAAAGAAATAGCAGAAGCAGAGATGCAGCAATTGTTGACACTGGTTCGGCACACGGCT GATCTGTACCATGAGTTGCATGCATTAGATAGATTTGAGCAAGATTATCGCCGTAAAttggaggaagagaaaaaatcAGTTGCTTTTGAAAGAG GGGACACTGTTCAGATTATAAGGCAAGAATTGAAGAGCCAAAGGAGGCATGTGAAAAGCTTGAAGAAAAAGTCCCTTTGGAATAAGATGCTCGAAGAC GTCATGGATAAACTTGTGGATATTGTCCACTTTTTACATGTAGAGATTCAAGAATCTTTTGGGACCTATG ATGGAGCTTTACAATTGAATCAACCTTCAGAGAGCCGTCAGACGTTAGGATCAGCTGGCCTCTCGCTGCACTATGCCAATATCATTTCACAGATTGACAACATT GTTTCCCGAAGCACCGTTCCACCACAAAGCACAAGAGATGCGCTCTATCAAGGACTGCCCCCAACTATTAAGTCTGCTCTTCGAAAAAAACTACATAATTGCCCACAACCACAAGAG GTTCCGATCACTGAAATCAGATCTTCAATGGAGAGAACCTTGCAATGGATTATCCCTATTGCCAACAATACAGCCAG AGCTCACCATGGATTCGGATGGGTCGGCGAGTGGGCGAACACAGG GAACGATGCGATGCGGAGGGCGGCTGGGCAGCCAGACGTGATCAAGATCGAGACATTCTACCATGCGGACAAGGCCAAGACGGAGGCGTGCATCCTGGACCTCGTCCTGTGGCTTCACCACCTCATCAGCTACAGCCGCCCAAGCAACGGTGGCAGGTCCAGGTCGCCGAGCAGGTCGCCGGtgcgctcccctcccctcacgccgccgcaccaggtgccgacgacgacgtcgtcgtcctcgccgccaccgccggcggtggcgaggccgagcggcggcaccggcggtgGCCTCACCAGGGAGGACCGCGCGATGCTCCAGGACGTGTACGcgggccgccggcgtcgcgctcCCTGTCACAGCAGGAGCCAGGAGCTGTCGtcagctcgcggcggcggcggcgccggcggcgacagctCGTCGGCGGTGGCAGCCGCGGCGCAGCTGAGCAAGAACGACAGGCTGAGCAAGAGCAGCAACGATGCTCcggcgcggagcggcggcggcggcggcggcgggaagctcTTCCCGCTGAGCAGGAGGCCCTCCTCCGCCGTGGTGTCGCCCGCCGTCGACTTCGACATCGACGGCATCAAGGCGCTGGCGGATGCACAGAAGCGGCAGTGA